In Leifsonia sp. PS1209, the genomic stretch GCGCGCGGCGACGGTCGTCCTCGACCCTCCGCGCTCGGGTGCCGGCCGCCAGGTGGTCGACGCGATCGCATCGCTCGCCCCCGCGCAGATCGTCTACGTCGCCTGCGATCCCGTGGCCCTCGCCCGCGACGTGGCCCTGTTCGCCGAGCGGGGATACCCGCTGCGCACGCTGCGCGCGTTCGACCTGTTCCCGAACACGCACCACGTCGAGGCCGTCGCCACGCTGGCGCCGTGAGCGCGTCAGTGCATCATCGCCCCACTACGATGGTCAGCATGGTGCGGGTGGCAATCGTCGATGATCACGAGTCCGTGCGTCTGGGCCTCAAAGCGGCCTGTCAGGACGCGGGCTACGAGGTGCTCGTCACCGCGCCCACCGTCGACGAGTTCGTAACACTGCTCGGCGCGCAGGAGTGCGACGTCGTCGTGCTCGACCTCTCCCTCGGCGACGGGTCGAAGGTCACCGATAATGTGAAGCGCGCCCAGGCGACAGGGGCGGCCGTGCTGGTCCACAGCATCGCCGACCGGGTCGCCAGCGTGCGCGAGGCGCTCGCCGCCGGTGCTGCCGGCGTCATCCCGAAGTCGTCCCCGACGACCACCGTCATGAACGCGATCAAGACGGTCGCGAGCGGCGATGTGCTCAACAACCTCGAGTGGGCGACGGCGATCGACGCGGACAGCGATTTCGCCAAGGCCCAGCTCGGCCGCCGCGAACGGGATGTGCTGCACCTGTATGCCTCCGGCCTTCCGCTCAAGGCGGTCGCGGCGCAGCTCGGCATCGCCAACTCGACCGCCCGCGAATACCTCGACCGCATCCGGGTGAAGTACGTGGAGGTCGGTCGTCCGGCACCCACCAAGGTCGACCTGCTCCGCCGTGCCGTCGAAGACGGAATCCTGCCCGGGCTCGACCCCGACACGGGCAATGAGCGCAAGTAGCGCGCCACCGCGGACCGCCCCTCCCGAGGCGTCCCAACCGCGCAATCCGATCAGCCGCGAGCGGTTCGAGCGCATCGCCGGCCGCAGCGTGTCGGCCTTCGGCCTGGTGTTCGGCCTGCAGACCATCCCGACCGCGCTCGGGCAGTTGCCCGGGCTCCGGTCCCCGTGGGGCCTGATCGAGATCGTCGTCGTCTTCGGCGGCCTCGCTGCGATCGTGCTGCTCGCCATCGTGCAGCGGTTCGTGAAGGCGGCGATGGCGACGCTGTCCGTCGTCTACTTCGCGGCGATCGTCACCTGGCCGCTGCTCGCCCTCGACTCGCACTCGTTCGCGGCGGACAAGCCGTGGGTGTGGTTCCTCTGCTCGGTGTTCACCGCGTTCGCCGCCGTGGCGTTCCCGCTCTGGCTGGCGACCGCGTACACGTTCATCACGCCGATCGCATACGGCATCGTGCGCGCGCTGCCCGCCGGGGGAGGGGTCGGTGCAGAGCTGGCCGGTCTCGACGCGCTGTACGCGATCATTCTGGGCGGCGTGATCCTGGTCATCATCGCGATGCTGCGGCAGGCCGCATCCACGGTCGACACCGCGCAGAGCCAGGCGCTCGCCAAGTACGCCAACGCCGTGCGCCAGCACGCCACCGAGGTCGAGCGTGTCCAGGTGGATGCGATCGTGCACGACAGCGTCCTGACCACCCTGCTCTCCGCAGCCAGCGCCCGCACGCCGGAGGCGAAGGAGCTCGCAGCGCGGATGGCCTCCGACGCCATCGGCCACCTGCACGCAGCGGAGGCGTCGAGCCCGGAGGACCAGTCCCTGGTCGGACTCGACCGGCTGAGCGAGCGCATCTTCACGGCGGCCAACGCCTTCTCGTCGCCGTTCGAACTGGATGTGCGCGACGTGGAGGTGCACGTGCTGCCCGTGAACGTCGCGGAGGCCGTCTACTCCGCCACCGTGCAGGCGATGGTGAACAGCATGCAGCACGCCGGCACCAAGGATGTGCGTCGCACCCTCTCGATCCGCGGCGGCAGCCCGCAGGCGACCGTCCACATCGTGGTGGCGGACACCGGGCGCGGCTTCTCGGCCGCCGACGTCCCCGCCGAGCGGCTGGGGCTGCGGGTGAGCATCAGGGAGCGCCTGTCGAAGGTGGGCGGTCACGCGCGCATCGAATCGGCGCCGGGTGAGGGCACGACGGTCACGATCCTGTGGCCGTCGTCGGAGAGCGATGCGGAGGTGCGCGGATGATCACGCTGCCCCGGTTCCTCTTCCTCGGACTCGGTGCGCTGTTCTCGGCGTACCACCTGTTCCTCGCGCTGTCGTCGCTGTCGACGCCCGTCAACCCGGGGCCGCCGATCGCCGCGATGATCCTGTACGGGGTGGCGACGGTGATCAGCCTCTGGCCGACCAGCCCCACCAAGATGCCGCTCTGGCTCGCGGCGTTCGACCTCGCGGTGTGCGTCGCCATCCCGATCCTGGTGACCAGCCAGCTCGACCCGGCGAAGGACAACGGCTACGCCACCTGGTACGTGGCGGCCGTCGGCACGCTGATGACGATCGCCGCGGTGCGCAGACAGCAGTTCGCGGCCTGGGTGGGCGTCGGCTACCTGGCGGTGCAGACCATCGTCTGGGCCGGTATCCCCGCGCTGGCGGGCCTCGGGGTGATCGGCTCCGTGGTGTGGGTCGGCGTCGCGGTCGTGATCTCCGGCTCGCTCGCGAAGGCCGGCAGGGACGCCCTACAGTTCGCCCGCGCGGAGCGGGAGGCCACCGAATGGCAGGCGGCCCAGGAAGCGCACGTCATGGAGCGCCAGCTGCGCCTGCGGCAGACCTACCGGGTGGCAGCGCCGATGCTCGCCGAGATCGTGCGCCGCGGGGGAGACCTGACGGAGGCCGAACGGCGGGAGTGCCGCTACCTCGAAGGTGCGATCCGCGACGAGATCCGTGGCCGCAGGCTGCTCAACGACGACGTGCGCCGCCAGGTGATGGATGCGCGCCGCCGCGGAGTCGTCGTCAGCCTCCTCGACGAGGGCGGCATCGACGACCTCGACCAGCACGCTCTCGACGGCGTGCTGCGTCGCCTGGCGGACGCCATCCGGGGCACCACGACGGACAAGCTGATCGTGCGCACGGTTCCGCGGTCGTCGAAGACGGCGGTGACGGTGGTGGGGCTGCGCATGTCGGACGACGGCAACGCCAACGCGCTCGGCGCGGACACCGAGGACGACGAGGTCGACCTCTGGCTGGAGATCCCGCGGCCCGTGCACGAGTCCTGACCCGGCTCTCGGCGGTTCGTTCGGGCGGAGATTTGGCGCGCCACGCCGCGCGCGTCTCCGCAACGGCGGAGATTCGGAGAGATGGCGCGCGTTCTCCGCGTGAGCGGACGCGGCGCGGACGATGGAGGATGCGGGCGGCGAAGGGCGAACGCGCCCAGACATGGAGAAAGGGGCCGACACCCGAATTGTCGGCCCCTTTTCAAACCCCGAGTCAGGGCGACAACCCGAATATCGCCCTGACTCGCCCCCAAAACACTCGCCCGCTTACCCTAGTCGGCGAGTGATTGGCGGTGTGACTCACGAGGAGAGACACCTAGCACTATCTATATTGGCGATGCCGATGACAGATAAATAGTCGTCATTTTGGAGGACATGGGGGACAATCGTGTCCCCTGCGCCTCCGGACGCCGCGAATTGGTGCTTGTCCCGCACTCGGGGGACGGTGCCCCCGGGGTACATCACCCGCATTCGTCAGCCGGCGAACGAGCGCCATGACCCCGGGCCGGGCGTCAACGGCGTGCGCAGCGCGCGCTGGCTGCGTGCCCAGGCGTCCGGTCCCGCCGGCGGGCGTGCATCCCGTGCAGCGGCCTCCGCCTCGGCGATGGCGGCCGTGAGCACGGCGGTCACCGCGGCGACCTCCTCCGGCGTCACGCCGCGCGTGACGAACCGGATGCTGTCTGGCTCGATCGTCACAGCGGGATGTTCCCGTGCTTCTTGGGCGGCATGGATGCGCGCTTGGTGCGCAGCGCCCGCAGCGCCTTGATGACGGACACGCGGGTCGCGGCAGGCTCGATCACGCCGTCCAGCTCGCCGCGCTCGGCGGCGAGGAACGGGCTGGCCACGTTGTACGTGTACTCGTTCGCGAGCTTCGTGCGGACCGCCGCGACATCCTCGCCGGCCTCCTCCGCACGCTTGATCTCGCCGCGGTACAGGATGTTGACGGCGCCCTGGCCGCCCATCACGGCGATCTCCGCCGTCGGCCAGGCCAGGTTGATGTCCGCACCGAGCTGCTTCGAGCCCATGACGATGTACGCGCCGCCGTACGCCTTGCGGGTGATGATCGTGACGAGGGGCACGGTGGCCTCCGCGTACGCGTAGAGCAGCTTCGCTCCTCGGCGGATCACGCCCGTCCACTCCTGGTCGGTGCCGGGAAGGTAACCGGGCACATCCACCAGGGTGAGGATCGGGATGCTGAACGCGTCGCAGAAGCGCACGAACCGGGAGGCCTTCTCCCCGGCGTCGATGTTGAGCGTTCCGGCCATCGCGCTCGGCTGGTTGGCGACGATGCCGACGGAGTGGCCTTCGACGCGGGCGAAGCCGATGACGATGTTCGGTGCGAACAGCGGCTGGATCTCGAGGAACTCGCCGTCGTCGACGACGCCCTCGATGATGGACTTCACGTCGTACGGCTGGTTGGGCGAATCCGGGATGATCGTGTTGAGCTTGCGGTCGGCGTCCGTCAGCTCCAGCTCCGGCTCCGCGGCGAACACCGGCAGCTCGCCGAGGTTGTTCTGCGGCAGATAGCTGAGCAGGGTGCGCGCGTAGTCGAGCGCGTCCTCCTCGTCGCTCGCGAGGTAGTGCGAGACGCCGGAGATCTTGTTGTGCGTCAGTGCGCCGCCGAGCTCCTCGAAGCCGACGTCCTCGCCGGTGACCGTCTTGATGACGTCTGGTCCGGTGACGAACATGTGGCTCGACTTGTCGACCATGATGACGAAGTCGGTGAGGGCAGGGGAGTAGACGGCGCCGCCGGCGGCAGGCCCCATCACGATGGAGATCTGCGGGATGACACCGGACGCCTGGGTGTTGCGGCGGAAGATCTCGCCGTACTTGCCGAGCGCGACGACACCCTCCTGGATGCGCGCTCCGCCGGAGTCGAGGATGCCGATCATCGGGACGCCGGTCTTGAGCGCGTGATCCATGACCTTGATGATCTTCTCGCCGGCCACCTCGCCGAGCGAGCCGCCGAAGATGGTGAAGTCCTGGCTGAACACGGCCACGTTGCGACCGTGGATGGTGCCGACGCCGGTGACGACCGCGTCACCGTACGGACGCTTGTTCTCCATGCCGAAGGCGTGGGTGCGGTGACGGACGAACTCGTCGAACTCCACGAACGATCCGTGGTCGAGCAGCAGGTCGATGCGCTCGCGGGCGGTGAGCTTGCCCTTGGCGTGCTGCTTCTCGATGGCGGACTGACCGCTCGCGGTCACGGCCTCGTGGAAGCGCTCCTTGAGGTCGGCGAGCTTGCCTGCTGTGGTGTGGAGATCGGCAGTCTGTCCATGTTCTGTGTCGGTCACGCCGTTCACTCTACCTGCCAGCAGAAGGGCGGTGGCGTTGAGGATTCCCTACAAGAGTCCGTCGGCTGCGTGTGCAGTGTCGCGGGTCTCACCGGGATGCGGCGCTTCGTCTCTGCGCACGCCATCGACGATGCGGGTGACGTGGCCCATGACGATTCCCGCCCCGATCAGGACGCTGCCCAGCGGCGCAATGATCAGGCCGACGGCGCGGACGGCGAAGTCGAACCCGAGCAGGATGTCCTGATCCATGCCGAGGGCCGTGGTGCTCGCGGCTGCGATGGAAAACCCGAGCGCGGGCAGTACGAGTTGCAGGACGGCTCCGGCGCAGGCGAGAACGATGCCGAGAACCAGAATGGCCTTCGGGCGAGGGCGCGCGTTCACGCTCAGGCCCGCCAGAGGTATGCCACGCCGGTGGCCCAGGACATGGACGATCCTTGCATCTGGGTGTACGCGAGGGTGTTGCCCCACGGTACGAGGAAGGTCGCTCCGCCACCGCATCCCGTGGAATACCAGGAGGCTCCGTTGCCGGCGTTGAACCCGCGCGCTCTCGTGCACAGATGGACGTCCGAGGTGTTCTCCCAGACGTACTCCCGCCGATAGCCGGGGTAGCCGATCACGGCGCACCCCTGCACGCTCGTCGCCCAGGTGTTGGCGATCCCACCGACACTTCTGACCTTCTGGCCGCACCCGGTCCTGCTCGTCCTGATCGCGAGGGTGTCGAGGGACCCCTGCCTATCGGCCTCCTGGATGGCCTCCGCCACTTCCAGCGCTTTGCCGGCCCTGACGTCCACGACGAGCTCTGCACCTGACGGCGTCGCAACGACAAGGGGACCCTCAAACGTTGTGGGGTCGATCGCGCCGTTCTCCTGTTGGGCAGTTTCTGGCGCGAACGCGACGGAGTCATCGCTTGCCGTCGCGGGTAGCGCAGAGGAGAACAGAAGGGCCGCCGTGCAGCCCACAATCAAGGCCGCACGAGCGCCCGAGTTCCTACGGAAGACGAACATCATTGTCACACCTTTCATGCAATATGTAGCCATAAGAGTGCCAGATACCATCATGTTCTGCAAGCGCTGGTATCGCACGCCGTCCCGCTGGCAGACTGGGGCAATGGAGTTCCGTCGCAGTCGCGCAATCGTCCCCGTCCTCGATGTGCTCGAGGAGGCGGGGTCGACGAACGACGTGCTCGTCTCCCGCGCTGCCGGGCTGCCAGACCTCGCCGTCGTGCTCACCGACAACCAGACCGGCGGACGCGGGCGGCTCGGCCGGGTGTGGGTGTCTCCTCCCGGCAAGGCCATCGCCGTCTCCGTGCTGATCAAGCCCAGCGGGCTCCCCGTCGAGTCGTTCGGCTGGTTCCCGCTGATCGCCGGGCTCGCCATGAGCAGGGCGCTCTCGCCGCTCGTGCCCGGCGCCGTCGAGGTGAAGTGGCCGAACGACGTGCTCATCGACGGCAGCAAGGTCTGCGGCATCCTCACCGAGCTCCTGCCCGACCTGTCCGGTCTCGTCATCGGTTCCGGCGTCAACCTCACGCTCAGCGCCGACGAACTCCCCACCGAGACCTCCACCTCCCTGCTGGTCGCCGGGGCGACCGACATCGACGTGGATGCGGTGCTCGCGGCATACCTCCGGCACCTGATCACCCTCTACCGCGAGTTCGAGACCGCGGGAGGCGACCCGGTCACGAGCGCTGTCAGGGACGAGGTGGCAGAGGCGTGCCACACCATCGGCCGCAGCGTGCGGGTGCTGCTGCCCTCTGGAGACGATCTGCTCGGGACGGCGGTCGGGATCGACGAGGACGGACGGCTCCTGGTCGAGACCGATGCCGGGATCACGGCTGTCGCGGCGGGCGACGTGACCCACCTGCGGTATTAATTGGTCATGAGCAACACGCCCCCCGATTCAGGAGCGCCCGCTGCGCCTCCCGAGCGCATCGTGGCGCGGCTGCGCTCGAACGCCCGGGCGATGTTCTGGCCGAGCATCGTCCTGATCGCCGCCTGCGGAGCGCTCGGCTACTTCGCCGGCCGGTTCGACGAGGTGTGGGAGATCGTGCTGCTCTGGTCGGCCGCCGCCGCCGTCATCCTGCTGCTGTTCCTGCTCCCGCTGGCCTCGTGGCTGAGCAGGAGGTACACGATCACCACCAGGCGGATCATCCTGCGCCACGGCTTCTTCGTGCGGGTGCGCCAGGAGCTGCTGCACAGTCGCGGCTACGACGTGACGGTCAAGCGCAACTGGCTGCAGAGCGCGTTCCGGTCGGGGGATGTGCGCATCAACTCCGGCCTCGAACGCCCGGTCGTACTGAAGGACGTCCCGAAGGCCGACGCCGTCCAGCGCGCGCTGAACGACCTGATGGACCACGCGCAGACCGTGGTGGCCGTGCGCAGGCAGCAGTCGGAGTCAGTCTCGGACGAGACCACCGTCTGGGGTTCCCGGTAGCGGGGTAGCACCCGTGAGCACCGGCTCCGTGGTGGTGGTCGCCGCATCGCGGCCGCCGCGGTGCGGTGCGAACACCCACCAGCGGTAGAACGCGAACCGGAACACCGTGCCGAGCGCGAGTCCGACGACGTTGTTCGCGATGTTGTCGGCGAGGCGGCTGTCGAAGCCGAGGACGACGCGGGACACGTAGACGCAGAGCACAGGGATGACGAGCCCGCAGATGCTCACGATCAGGAACTCGACACCCTCGCGGGCGACGTTCGACCTGCGCTCCTTGGCGAACGCCCAGTAGCGGTTGCCGACGTAGTTGGTGGCGATGGCGACGGCGTTGGCGATGACCGTCGCGACCAGCGCACCCCCGTGCGACGCGGACATCGGCGTGAGCAGCAGCAGGTTGAACACGGCGAGGTTCACCACCACGCCGACAGCCCCGACCGCGCCGAACTTCGCCAGCTGCGGCAGCAGCCGCGAGCGGCGGGTTGCCGGGGGAGTGTCGATCGTCATGCGTCCAACCTGATCTGCGCGAAGATAGATGAGTGCGTGGCGAGCATACGCGCGAACGGTATCCCCAGTCTGGGAGTTGCCCCCACCCACCCTGAAGAGTATCGAGGAGACGATCAGATGGCGAAGAACACGGTCGGCGTTATCGGCGGAGGGCAGCTGGCCCGCATGATGGTCCCTCCCGCCATCGAACTCGGGATCGACATCCGCGTGCTCGAAGAGGCGGAGGGGATGAGCGCCGAGATCGCCGCGACCGGCGTCGGAGACTACCGCGACCTCGACACCGTCCTGGCGTTCGCCGAGACCGTGGATGTGATCACCTTCGACCACGAGCACGTCCCCCCGGCGATCCTCCGTGAGCTGGTCTCGCGCGGCATCGAGGTGCACCCGGGTCCGGATGCGCTGCTCTACGCCCAGGACAAGCTTCAGATGCGCGCCAAGCTCACCGAGCTCGGCCTTCCCGTCCCGGACTGGGCGGCCGTCGAGTCCGCCGACGAGCTGGGAGCGTTCCTCGCCGACCACGGTGGCCGCGCCGTCGTGAAGACCGCCCGCGGCGGCTACGACGGCAAGGGCGTCCGCGTCGTCTCGGAGGCGGCAGAGGCCGACGACTGGTTCCTCGCGCTCGCCGAGGACGGCAGGGGAGGGGCGCTCCTCGTCGAGGAGCTCGTCTCGTTCAGCAGGGAACTCGCCCAGCTGGTGGCCCGCCGCCCGTCCGGCGAGATGAAGACCTGGCCGGTGGTCGAGACCGTTCAGCGGGACGGCGTCTGCGCAGAGGTCATCGCTCCGGCCCCCGGCTCGAGCGGCCGTGCCGCCGACCTCGCCGCGGAGATCGCGCGCACCATCGCGGACGGTCTCGGCGTCACCGGAGTGCTCGCCGTCGAGCTGTTCGAGACGACGGACGGACGCATCCTGGTCAACGAGCTGGCGATGCGCCCGCACAACAGCGGCCACTGGTCGATCGAGGGCGCCGTCACCAGCCAGTTCGAGCAGCACCTGCGCGCCGTGCTCGACCTTCCGCTCGGGTCGACGGAGACGCGCGACGACTGGTCGGTGATGATCAACATCCTCGGCGGCCCGGCTTCCGGATCGCTGCAGGACAGGTACCCCGCTGCGCTCGCCGCACATCCGAGGGCCAAGTTCCACGGCTACGGCAAAGACCCGCGACCCGGCCGCAAGGTCGGTCACGTCACGGTCGGCGGGGACGACCTGGACGACGTGGCGTACCAGGCGAGAGCGGCCGCGGCCTTCTTCGCGGACTGACGCAGCCTCCACAGACTGACGCAGCGCGGGGCGTGCCGTCCGGGCACCGGGCCGGAGCGCATCTAGCATGGTGGTCATGCCCGCAGCCTCCACCAACCCGCTCGTCTCCGTGGTGATGGGGTCGGACTCCGATTGGTCGGTGATGCAGGACGCATCACGGCTCCTCACCGAGTTCGGCGTCGACCACGAGGTCGAGGTCGTCTCCGCCCACCGCACTCCGGAGAAGATGATCGACTTCGGAAAGCGCGCAGCATCGCGCGGTGTGAAGGTGATCATCGCCGGAGCGGGAGGGGCGGCCCACCTGCCGGGGATGCTCGCGGCCGTCACGACGCTGCCCGTCGTCGGCGTCCCCGTGCCGCTCGCCAGGCTCGACGGCCTGGACTCCCTGCTGTCGATCGTGCAGATGCCGGCGGGGGTCCCCGTCGCCACCGTGTCGATCGGCGGCGCACGGAACGCCGGACTGCTCGCGGTCAAGATCCTCGCCACCTCCGACAACGCGCTCGCGTCTGAGCTCGAGACGTTCGCGGCCGACCTCGAGGCCAGCGTCGAAGAGAAGAACCGGGCCCTCCAAGCAAAGCTATGAGCATCGCGACCCCACTGCGGCACCCGGATGTGTCGTCCGCTCCGATCATGACGAAGCGGGCCTGGTGGCTCGTGGGCCTGAACGTGCTCCTGCCCGGATCCGCCCAGGTGGTCGCGGGCAACAGGACGCTCGGCCGCGTCGGCATCGTCGCCACGCTGCTGCTCTGGCTGCTGGCGATCGTCACCCTGGTCGTCTATCTGATCTCGCCGTCGAGCGTGTACACGCTGTTCACCCAGACCGCCGGGCTGCTCGTGCTGCAGGTCATGCTCGTGGCGTACGCGGTGCTGTGGATCGTGCTCACCCTCGACACGCTCCGGCTCGTGCGGCTGGTCAAGGCCCGCCCGAACGCGCGCGGCTGGATCGCGGCGTTCGCCGTGATCGTGCTGGTGGGGCTCACCGGCACGGCCGGCTACGCATCCATCGTCGCCGGATCGGCGAGGGGCGCCCTCGGCGACATCTTCTCTGCCGGCCCGTCGCAGCCGCCCGTGAACGGCCGGTACAACATCATGCTGCTCGGCGGCGACGCCGGACCGGACCGCGACGGCCTGCGCCCGGACAGCATGTCGGTCGTCAGCATCGACGCGAGCACCGGCCAGGCGGTCACCATCGGCCTGCCGCGCGACCTCGACCCCGTTCCCTTCCCGGCGAAGTCGCCGCTGCACACGCTGTACCCGGACGGCTACGGCTACGAGGACCGCTGCGACGTCGACGTCTGCCAACTCAACTCGATCTACACCGAGGTGGAGCTCTACAAGCCCGATCTCTACCCGAACGCGAAGAAGAACAACAGCGAGCCGGGCATCGAGGCGATGCGGGATGCGCTGGAGGGCGCGACAGGGCTCACCATCCAGTACTACGTGCTGATCGACATGCAGGGCTTCTCCGACCTGATCGACGCGCTCGGCGGCGTCGACATCACCGTCACCGACCGCGTCCCGATCGGCGGCGACGAAAACCTCAACGGTGTCGCGGAGTGGATCGAGCCCGGGGTGCACCACATGGACGGCTACCACGCCCAGTGGTACGCCAGGGCGCGTCACGGGTCGAGCGACTACGACCGCATGGCCAGGCAGCGCCAGCTCCAGGATGCGATCCTCAAACAGGTCAACCCGGTCAACGTGGTGAGCAAGTTCCAGGACATCGCGCATGCGGGCGCCCAGGTGATGAAGACCGACATCCCGCAGTCGATGCTCGGTTACTTCGTCGACCTGGGGATGAAGACGAAAGCGCTGCCGGTGAAGCAGCTCGAACTCGTGCCGCCCACCATCGACCCCGAGAACCCCGACTACGGGCAGATCCACGGGCTCGTGCAGCAGGCGGTCGCCCCTACCACGCCGAAGCCCTCCGGCAAATAGGTCGGCGCGCAGCTCACAGCTGACCCCTGAACAGGTCACAGGAACCCGTGAGGCGCACGGGGTACCGTGGTCGGCCTATGTCGAGTACTGGTGTGAATGTGACGAAAAAAACGGGTGGACGGCTGGCCTCCCTCGATGGACTTCGAGGGGCGGCGGCGCTGATCGTGGTGCTGCACCACGCGATGTACACGAACCCCAACTTCCCCGGCACACCGGGCGGGGGCACGGCTCCGACCGGCTCTCCGATGTGGTGGATCAGCTACACGCCGCTGAAGCTGTTCACGGCCGGCTGGGAGTCGGTCATCGTCTTCTTCGTCCTCTCCGGCCTCGTCGTGACCCTGCCCGTCGTCCGCAAGCGCGGGTTCGACTGGATCGCGTACTTCCCCCGCCGCGCTGTTCGGCTGATGGTGCCTGTCATGGCGTCCGTGCTGCTCGCGGCCGGGTTCGTCGCGGCCATCCCGCAGGTGAGCACCCAGCCGAAGGGCACCTGGCTCAGCGACTCGTCGACGCCGGCGTTCAGCTGGGAGTACATCGTCAAGGCCTGGGACCTGCTCGGCGGAGACGGCCAGATCAACAACCCGCTCTGGTCGTTGCGCTGGGAGCTGATCTTCTCGCTCGCGCTTCCGGTGTTCGCCATCGCGGCCATCGCGGTGCGCCGCTGGTGGCTGGGCGGCCTCGCCGCCGCCGTGCTGCTCACCTGGCTGGGCGTCCGGACGGACGCCGGCGCACTGTCCTACCTGCCCGCGTTCTTCGTCGGGGCCGTGCTGGCCGTTCGCCTGGACTCGGTGCGGATCTTCGCCGAGCGCCTGAACGCGCGCCGCATCCGGCACCTGGTGTGGGCGGCGATGACGCTCGGCAGCGGCGCGCTGATGATCGCTCCGTGGCTGTTCGGGCCCGGTGTCGCCGACCTGCCGGAGCTCGTGGCCGTTCTCAAGGGGCTGATGCCGCTCGCCGCCGCCGGACTGGTGGTCGCCGCGATCGGCTGGAAGCCGCTGCACGCCCTCTTCGAGTCGCGCCCGCTGCAGTACGCGGGAACCATCTCGTTCAGCCTGTACCTGGTGCACGTGCCGATCCTGATCTTCAGCACGTACCTGTTCGCCGGACAGGCCTGGTATGTGCCGCTGCTGTTCGGCATCCCGCTCGCCGTGCTCGTCGCCATCGGCTTCACCTGGCTGATCGAGCA encodes the following:
- a CDS encoding ATP-binding protein, with the protein product MSASSAPPRTAPPEASQPRNPISRERFERIAGRSVSAFGLVFGLQTIPTALGQLPGLRSPWGLIEIVVVFGGLAAIVLLAIVQRFVKAAMATLSVVYFAAIVTWPLLALDSHSFAADKPWVWFLCSVFTAFAAVAFPLWLATAYTFITPIAYGIVRALPAGGGVGAELAGLDALYAIILGGVILVIIAMLRQAASTVDTAQSQALAKYANAVRQHATEVERVQVDAIVHDSVLTTLLSAASARTPEAKELAARMASDAIGHLHAAEASSPEDQSLVGLDRLSERIFTAANAFSSPFELDVRDVEVHVLPVNVAEAVYSATVQAMVNSMQHAGTKDVRRTLSIRGGSPQATVHIVVADTGRGFSAADVPAERLGLRVSIRERLSKVGGHARIESAPGEGTTVTILWPSSESDAEVRG
- a CDS encoding acyl-CoA carboxylase subunit epsilon, whose protein sequence is MTIEPDSIRFVTRGVTPEEVAAVTAVLTAAIAEAEAAARDARPPAGPDAWARSQRALRTPLTPGPGSWRSFAG
- a CDS encoding acyl-CoA carboxylase subunit beta — encoded protein: MNGVTDTEHGQTADLHTTAGKLADLKERFHEAVTASGQSAIEKQHAKGKLTARERIDLLLDHGSFVEFDEFVRHRTHAFGMENKRPYGDAVVTGVGTIHGRNVAVFSQDFTIFGGSLGEVAGEKIIKVMDHALKTGVPMIGILDSGGARIQEGVVALGKYGEIFRRNTQASGVIPQISIVMGPAAGGAVYSPALTDFVIMVDKSSHMFVTGPDVIKTVTGEDVGFEELGGALTHNKISGVSHYLASDEEDALDYARTLLSYLPQNNLGELPVFAAEPELELTDADRKLNTIIPDSPNQPYDVKSIIEGVVDDGEFLEIQPLFAPNIVIGFARVEGHSVGIVANQPSAMAGTLNIDAGEKASRFVRFCDAFSIPILTLVDVPGYLPGTDQEWTGVIRRGAKLLYAYAEATVPLVTIITRKAYGGAYIVMGSKQLGADINLAWPTAEIAVMGGQGAVNILYRGEIKRAEEAGEDVAAVRTKLANEYTYNVASPFLAAERGELDGVIEPAATRVSVIKALRALRTKRASMPPKKHGNIPL
- a CDS encoding biotin--[acetyl-CoA-carboxylase] ligase, with the translated sequence MEFRRSRAIVPVLDVLEEAGSTNDVLVSRAAGLPDLAVVLTDNQTGGRGRLGRVWVSPPGKAIAVSVLIKPSGLPVESFGWFPLIAGLAMSRALSPLVPGAVEVKWPNDVLIDGSKVCGILTELLPDLSGLVIGSGVNLTLSADELPTETSTSLLVAGATDIDVDAVLAAYLRHLITLYREFETAGGDPVTSAVRDEVAEACHTIGRSVRVLLPSGDDLLGTAVGIDEDGRLLVETDAGITAVAAGDVTHLRY
- the purE gene encoding 5-(carboxyamino)imidazole ribonucleotide mutase, giving the protein MPAASTNPLVSVVMGSDSDWSVMQDASRLLTEFGVDHEVEVVSAHRTPEKMIDFGKRAASRGVKVIIAGAGGAAHLPGMLAAVTTLPVVGVPVPLARLDGLDSLLSIVQMPAGVPVATVSIGGARNAGLLAVKILATSDNALASELETFAADLEASVEEKNRALQAKL
- a CDS encoding response regulator transcription factor — protein: MVRVAIVDDHESVRLGLKAACQDAGYEVLVTAPTVDEFVTLLGAQECDVVVLDLSLGDGSKVTDNVKRAQATGAAVLVHSIADRVASVREALAAGAAGVIPKSSPTTTVMNAIKTVASGDVLNNLEWATAIDADSDFAKAQLGRRERDVLHLYASGLPLKAVAAQLGIANSTAREYLDRIRVKYVEVGRPAPTKVDLLRRAVEDGILPGLDPDTGNERK
- a CDS encoding GtrA family protein → MTIDTPPATRRSRLLPQLAKFGAVGAVGVVVNLAVFNLLLLTPMSASHGGALVATVIANAVAIATNYVGNRYWAFAKERRSNVAREGVEFLIVSICGLVIPVLCVYVSRVVLGFDSRLADNIANNVVGLALGTVFRFAFYRWWVFAPHRGGRDAATTTTEPVLTGATPLPGTPDGGLVRD
- a CDS encoding 5-(carboxyamino)imidazole ribonucleotide synthase, which codes for MAKNTVGVIGGGQLARMMVPPAIELGIDIRVLEEAEGMSAEIAATGVGDYRDLDTVLAFAETVDVITFDHEHVPPAILRELVSRGIEVHPGPDALLYAQDKLQMRAKLTELGLPVPDWAAVESADELGAFLADHGGRAVVKTARGGYDGKGVRVVSEAAEADDWFLALAEDGRGGALLVEELVSFSRELAQLVARRPSGEMKTWPVVETVQRDGVCAEVIAPAPGSSGRAADLAAEIARTIADGLGVTGVLAVELFETTDGRILVNELAMRPHNSGHWSIEGAVTSQFEQHLRAVLDLPLGSTETRDDWSVMINILGGPASGSLQDRYPAALAAHPRAKFHGYGKDPRPGRKVGHVTVGGDDLDDVAYQARAAAAFFAD
- a CDS encoding PH domain-containing protein translates to MSNTPPDSGAPAAPPERIVARLRSNARAMFWPSIVLIAACGALGYFAGRFDEVWEIVLLWSAAAAVILLLFLLPLASWLSRRYTITTRRIILRHGFFVRVRQELLHSRGYDVTVKRNWLQSAFRSGDVRINSGLERPVVLKDVPKADAVQRALNDLMDHAQTVVAVRRQQSESVSDETTVWGSR